One window of the Trifolium pratense cultivar HEN17-A07 linkage group LG2, ARS_RC_1.1, whole genome shotgun sequence genome contains the following:
- the LOC123911041 gene encoding uncharacterized protein LOC123911041, translating into MACSSTPLLSPPTTTTITTINHHHHHTLQPIFPIFTKPNLNRKLTTKLHVSSSPTNKPTTTTQTQTQNPNQETIFFDGGAHYGDLITNLLLGFTLVWLPLTLAAVSRALYLRYRFTNLRVSVISGLTGEDRSDFSYSVIKDVQVVPRFIGEWGDIVITLKDGTKIDLRSVPKFREIAKYCLSMKEKSSQV; encoded by the coding sequence ATGGCTTGCAGTTCTACACCCCTCCTATCACCACCAACAACCACCACAATCACCACcatcaaccaccaccaccaccacactCTCCAACCCATCTTCCCAATCTTCACCAAACCCAACCTCAACCGTAAACTCACCACAAAACTCCACGTCTCCTCCTCACCAACAAACAAacccacaacaacaacacaaacccaaacccaaaaccccaacCAAGAAACCATCTTCTTCGACGGTGGAGCTCACTACGGCGATCTCATCACAAACCTCTTACTAGGCTTCACTCTTGTATGGCTGCCCTTAACTTTAGCAGCAGTTTCAAGGGCACTTTACCTTCGTTACAGGTTCACTAACTTAAGAGTGTCCGTAATATCAGGCTTAACTGGTGAGGATAGAAGTGACTTTTCATATAGTGTGATTAAAGATGTTCAAGTTGTTCCTAGGTTCATTGGTGAATGGGGTGATATTGTTATTACTTTGAAAGATGGTACTAAGATTGATCTTAGGAGTGTTCCTAAGTTTAGAGAAATTGCTAAGTATTGTTTGTCTATGAAGGAGAAGAGTTCTCAGGTTTAA